A DNA window from Primulina tabacum isolate GXHZ01 chromosome 12, ASM2559414v2, whole genome shotgun sequence contains the following coding sequences:
- the LOC142520073 gene encoding protein QUIRKY → MVMPADNPQPPPSDHPKPPSPVRKLVVEVVEARDLLPKDGQGSSSSYVVVDFDGQKKRTSTVQRDLNPVWNEVLDFIVTDPNGMEFEELNVEVFNDKKLSNGNARKNHFLGRVKLYGTQFVRRGEEGLVYFSLEKKSVFSWIRGELGLKIYYYDEIPEEEPQGPPEQQPPQQEPPQPVDEVMKKPVVVVYEELPPMPYPGHVPMEGRGHSPPLVRVHEAPPESRPPMDNGPPMVFSPDMKRMQMGDGAVGPMSGERIKVLRRPANGDHSPKVIDGKLAGDTSGRIPAYDLVEPMQYLFVRIVKARGLSPNENPHVKIRTSGHSVMSKPAVTRPGGGDQSANPEWQQVFALGYNKDATANSTLEISVWDGASDKFLGGVCFDLSDVPVRDPPDSSLAPQWYHLEGGTAADDQNRVTGDLQLSVWIGTQADDAFPESWSSDAPQPFVSYTRAKVYQSPKLWYLRVTVIEAQDLHIIPNLPPLTAPEIRVKGQLGFQSVRTRRGSMSHNTSTFHWNEDLIFVAGEPLEDSLILLMEDRTGQDPVLLGHVLIPVGSIEQRIDERHLPAKWFGLEGGPGGSGSYCGRLHLRMCLEGGYHVLDEAAHVCSDYRPTAKQLWKPAVGILELGILGARGLLPMKSKGNGKGSTDAFCVAKYGKKWVRTKTVVDSFDPRWNEQYTWQVYDPCTVLTVAVFDNWRMFTEGGEEKPDYRVGKVRIRVSTLESNKVYMNSYPLMVLLRTGLKKMGEIELAVRFACPSLLPDTCGVYGQPLLPRMHYLRPLGVAQQEALRGAATKMVAAWLARSEPPLGPEVVRYMLDADSHSWSMRKSKANWFRIVGVLSWAVGLAKWLDHIRRWRNPVTTILVHVLYLVLVWYPDLVVPTGFLYIFLIGVWYYRFRPKVPAGMDIQLSQAGTVDPDELDEEFDTFPSSRSPDVIRARYDRLRILAARVQTVLGDFATQGERVQALVSWRDPRASKLFLGVCLAITIILYVVPPKMVTVALGFFFLRHPMFRDPMPPASLSFFRRLPSLSDRLL, encoded by the coding sequence ATGGTGATGCCGGCCGACAACCCTCAGCCGCCGCCTTCTGACCATCCTAAACCACCCTCCCCCGTCAGGAAGCTTGTGGTGGAAGTAGTTGAGGCGAGAGACCTTCTGCCCAAAGATGGCCAGGGGAGCTCGAGTTCTTACGTTGTCGTTGATTTTGATGGCCAAAAGAAGAGAACTTCTACAGTGCAAAGAGACCTCAATCCGGTTTGGAATGAGGTGTTGGATTTCATTGTAACAGATCCGAATGGGATGGAGTTTGAAGAGCTTAACGTTGAGGTGTTTAATGATAAGAAGCTGAGCAATGGGAATGCGAGGAAGAATCATTTCCTGGGGAGGGTGAAATTATATGGGACTCAGTTTGTGAGGAGAGGGGAGGAGGGATTGGTGTATTTTTCGTTGGAGAAGAAGAGTGTTTTTAGCTGGATAAGAGGTGAGTTGGGTTTGAAGATTTATTATTATGATGAGATTCCGGAGGAGGAGCCGCAGGGACCACCTGAGCAGCAACCTCCGCAGCAGGAGCCTCCGCAGCCGGTGGACGAAGTGATGAAGAAGCCGGTGGTAGTGGTATACGAGGAGCTGCCTCCGATGCCATATCCGGGTCATGTACCTATGGAGGGGCGTGGGCATTCGCCGCCATTGGTCAGAGTTCACGAGGCTCCCCCAGAAAGCAGACCGCCGATGGATAATGGGCCTCCGATGGTATTCTCACCGGACATGAAGAGAATGCAGATGGGAGACGGGGCCGTCGGGCCTATGTCAGGAGAGAGGATAAAAGTACTTCGGAGACCTGCTAATGGTGATCACTCCCCGAAGGTTATTGACGGGAAGCTCGCCGGAGACACTTCCGGCAGAATCCCGGCGTATGATTTAGTCGAGCCCATGCAATACTTATTCGTAAGAATAGTGAAAGCCCGCGGGCTCTCCCCGAACGAAAATCCACACGTGAAAATCCGAACGTCGGGCCACTCTGTCATGTCGAAGCCCGCAGTCACTCGGCCCGGCGGCGGTGATCAATCTGCCAATCCGGAGTGGCAGCAGGTGTTTGCTCTTGGCTACAACAAGGATGCCACAGCGAACTCTACGCTTGAAATTTCCGTTTGGGACGGAGCATCAGATAAATTCCTTGGCGGGGTGTGCTTCGATTTGTCTGACGTTCCAGTGCGGGACCCACCGGACAGCTCTCTAGCCCCACAATGGTACCACCTAGAAGGCGGCACCGCCGCCGATGATCAGAATAGAGTTACCGGTGACTTGCAGCTCTCCGTTTGGATTGGCACGCAGGCTGATGATGCATTCCCAGAATCTTGGAGCTCAGACGCGCCGCAACCTTTCGTGTCGTACACTCGAGCAAAGGTATATCAATCTCCTAAGCTATGGTATCTAAGAGTGACTGTAATTGAAGCTCAAGACCTTCACATAATTCCAAATTTGCCCCCATTGACTGCCCCTGAGATTCGGGTCAAGGGTCAGCTCGGGTTTCAGTCGGTCCGAACCCGAAGAGGGTCAATGAGCCACAACACCTCCACATTTCACTGGAACGAAGATTTAATCTTTGTTGCAGGTGAGCCCCTCGAAGATAGTCTCATCTTGCTAATGGAAGACCGCACAGGCCAAGATCCGGTGCTTCTGGGGCACGTCTTAATCCCTGTGGGGTCAATTGAGCAACGAATAGACGAGCGCCACTTGCCTGCCAAATGGTTCGGATTGGAAGGTGGTCCGGGAGGGAGTGGTTCCTACTGTGGAAGGCTGCATTTAAGGATGTGTTTGGAAGGAGGATACCATGTATTGGATGAAGCAGCCCATGTTTGTAGTGATTATAGACCCACAGCGAAACAGTTATGGAAGCCCGCAGTTGGGATTTTGGAGCTTGGAATTCTTGGTGCCCGAGGATTGCTGCCTATGAAATCCAAGGGCAATGGTAAAGGATCCACTGATGCTTTTTGTGTGGCCAAGTATGGCAAGAAATGGGTCCGAACTAAGACCGTTGTGGATAGCTTTGATCCGAGATGGAATGAGCAGTATACTTGGCAGGTATATGACCCATGTACGGTCCTCACAGTCGCGGTGTTCGACAACTGGCGTATGTTTACTGAAGGTGGGGAGGAGAAGCCCGATTATCGAGTTGGAAAGGTGAGAATTAGGGTGTCTACTCTAGAGAGCAATAAAGTATACATGAATTCATATCCCTTGATGGTATTATTAAGAACAGGGTTAAAGAAAATGGGGGAGATTGAGTTAGCAGTTCGGTTTGCTTGCCCTTCATTGCTACCAGACACTTGTGGAGTATACGGACAACCATTGCTGCCACGAATGCACTACCTCCGCCCACTTGGGGTGGCTCAGCAAGAGGCATTGCGTGGCGCTGCCACGAAAATGGTGGCTGCTTGGTTGGCTCGGTCAGAACCACCACTAGGACCGGAGGTCGTAAGGTATATGTTGGATGCAGATTCTCATAGTTGGAGCATGAGGAAAAGTAAGGCGAACTGGTTTCGGATAGTTGGTGTACTTTCTTGGGCAGTGGGGTTAGCAAAATGGCTGGATCACATCCGGAGGTGGAGGAATCCGGTGACAACTATCTTGGTTCATGTTCTTTACTTGGTTCTAGTTTGGTACCCAGATTTGGTTGTCCCTACCGGTTTCTTATACATATTCTTGATAGGTGTCTGGTACTATCGGTTCAGGCCAAAAGTCCCAGCCGGCATGGATATACAGCTGTCTCAAGCCGGGACAGTTGATCCAGATGAACTGGATGAGGAGTTCGATACATTTCCAAGTTCAAGATCACCTGATGTCATCCGGGCTCGTTACGATAGGTTAAGAATCTTGGCTGCAAGAGTTCAAACAGTTTTGGGTGATTTTGCTACACAAGGTGAAAGGGTCCAAGCATTGGTTAGCTGGAGGGATCCCAGAGCATCAAAGTTGTTTCTTGGTGTATGCCTTGCAATTACGATAATATTGTATGTTGTGCCGCCTAAAATGGTGACAGTGGCCCTCGGGTTCTTCTTTCTCCGCCACCCCATGTTCCGGGATCCTATGCCTCCGGCTAGCTTGAGTTTTTTCCGGAGGCTTCCTAGTTTGTCCGATAGGTTACTTTAG